From the Pseudomonas baltica genome, one window contains:
- a CDS encoding cupin domain-containing protein, with the protein MNIAQIVDFSVNTPPAQRYSPAPEKVLKGQPEQTVFEHYNSPCGQFGAGVWEGAVGQWSVNYTEHEYCEIVQGVSVLRDLDGEAKTVRAGDRFVIPAGFRGTWEVLEACRKIYVVFEHK; encoded by the coding sequence ATGAACATCGCGCAGATCGTGGATTTCAGCGTCAACACCCCACCTGCCCAGCGCTATAGCCCAGCACCGGAAAAAGTCCTCAAGGGCCAGCCCGAGCAGACGGTCTTCGAGCACTACAACAGCCCCTGCGGGCAATTCGGCGCGGGCGTTTGGGAAGGAGCCGTGGGTCAGTGGTCAGTCAACTACACCGAGCATGAGTACTGCGAAATCGTCCAGGGGGTGTCGGTGCTGCGCGACCTCGATGGCGAAGCCAAGACGGTGCGGGCCGGCGACCGCTTCGTGATTCCGGCAGGCTTTCGTGGCACCTGGGAGGTGCTGGAGGCGTGCCGCAAGATCTATGTGGTGTTCGAGCACAAGTAA
- a CDS encoding glycosyltransferase family 39 protein, with amino-acid sequence MTRFAPLLLLLLGGLLFFSGLGGHELQGSTETRVAGIAMAMNLDDDWVVPRLFGEPFLEKPPLSLWLDTAAIRLLGASPLAVRLASAIAGLFSIMLLYGMLRQFGRSRALAFSAALMLATMASYWSNARGVGEDSLLSLGVTMALLGFYQGDRGGRRGAWALFTFGITVATLSKGVLGLALTGVAIFAYLVVTGLLEKRVQVGRWLRPGLLTLVGLVPLLIWLAMLYQRAGPQAVADVLWTNSVGRFDGSFTEAGHYESFWYYILKLPEAFLPWNILVYLGLWHFRKSLAQDRYRLFFSLWLLAGFTMLTLASSKRTVYLMALTPAAAVIAAEYVGALLGWLKARAQVSSLAAQVHALRHGLIIGVLALVVAGYLANAFWYAPKVDQDRSFVALVDQTRALQAQGRHVALFQPSERVAGATTFYLQAHLPILQSEAQLHDYLVAAPGNVALLEAADPPVAPLTVTAQVAVNGRTYYFVRQR; translated from the coding sequence ATGACGCGATTCGCTCCACTCTTGCTGCTCCTGCTGGGCGGCCTGTTGTTCTTTTCCGGGCTTGGCGGCCATGAACTGCAAGGCTCGACTGAAACCCGGGTAGCGGGGATCGCCATGGCGATGAATCTGGATGACGACTGGGTCGTGCCGCGTCTGTTCGGCGAGCCGTTTCTGGAAAAGCCACCGCTGAGTCTGTGGCTCGATACCGCCGCCATTCGCCTGCTGGGCGCCAGTCCGCTGGCCGTGCGCCTGGCGTCGGCGATTGCCGGGCTGTTCAGCATCATGTTGTTGTACGGGATGTTGCGGCAATTCGGTCGATCGCGGGCGTTGGCGTTCAGCGCCGCCTTGATGCTCGCGACCATGGCCAGTTACTGGAGCAATGCCCGCGGTGTGGGCGAGGATTCGCTGCTGAGCCTGGGAGTGACCATGGCCCTGCTGGGGTTCTACCAGGGCGATCGAGGCGGACGCCGTGGTGCGTGGGCGCTGTTCACCTTCGGCATCACGGTGGCGACGCTCAGCAAGGGCGTGCTCGGGTTGGCGCTGACGGGGGTGGCGATCTTTGCCTACCTCGTCGTTACGGGCCTGCTGGAAAAACGCGTGCAGGTCGGTCGCTGGCTGCGTCCCGGGCTGCTCACGCTGGTGGGCCTGGTGCCTCTACTGATCTGGCTTGCCATGCTGTACCAGCGCGCCGGGCCGCAGGCCGTAGCGGACGTGCTGTGGACCAACAGCGTCGGCCGTTTCGATGGTTCTTTCACCGAAGCGGGTCACTACGAGTCCTTTTGGTATTACATCCTCAAACTGCCCGAAGCATTCCTGCCGTGGAATATCCTGGTGTATCTCGGCTTGTGGCATTTTCGCAAGAGCCTGGCGCAAGACCGCTATCGCTTGTTTTTCAGTCTATGGCTGTTGGCGGGGTTCACGATGCTGACGCTGGCCTCGAGCAAGCGCACGGTGTATTTGATGGCGTTGACGCCTGCGGCTGCGGTCATTGCTGCCGAGTATGTCGGGGCCTTGCTCGGCTGGCTCAAAGCTCGGGCTCAGGTGTCGAGCCTTGCGGCGCAAGTGCATGCCCTGCGGCACGGGCTGATCATCGGTGTGCTGGCGCTGGTGGTTGCTGGCTATCTGGCCAATGCGTTCTGGTATGCCCCCAAAGTCGATCAGGACCGCTCCTTCGTCGCGCTGGTCGACCAGACGCGAGCGCTGCAGGCCCAAGGGCGGCACGTAGCGCTGTTCCAGCCCAGCGAGCGTGTGGCGGGCGCCACGACGTTCTACCTGCAAGCGCACTTGCCGATCCTGCAGAGCGAGGCGCAATTGCACGATTACCTCGTTGCCGCACCCGGCAATGTGGCCTTGCTGGAGGCCGCCGACCCACCCGTGGCGCCACTCACCGTAACCGCTCAAGTGGCGGTGAATGGGCGCACGTACTACTTCGTTCGTCAGCGATGA
- the rpmG gene encoding 50S ribosomal protein L33, translated as MRELIRLISSAGTGHFYTTDKNKRTTPDKIEIKKFDPVVRKHVIYKEGKIK; from the coding sequence ATGCGTGAATTGATTCGTTTGATCTCTTCTGCCGGTACTGGTCATTTCTACACTACCGACAAGAACAAGCGTACTACTCCGGACAAAATCGAGATCAAGAAATTTGATCCGGTCGTTCGCAAGCACGTGATCTACAAGGAAGGCAAAATCAAGTAA
- a CDS encoding ABC transporter substrate-binding protein: MRLALLPLLFASLCAPVLAQAAPLSVCTEASPEGFDVVQYNSLTTTNASADVLMNSLVGYDATAGKVIPSLAGSWQVSADGLTYTFKLHPGVKFHTTAWFKPSRALSAEDVLFSFQRMLDPANPWHKVNKSGFPHAQSMQLPSLIKQIDAPDPLTVRFTLNHPDSTFLATLTMGFASIYSAEYADQLLKAGKTDQLNSQPIGTGPFEFVRFQKDAVVRYKANPDYFQGKPSVDPLIFAIVPDANVRLQKLKAGECQIALSPKPMDVVAAADDSKLKAIKTDAFMTAFVAINSQHPPLDKPEVRQAINLAFDKASYLKAVFEGSAQPANGPYPPNTWSYAKDLPGYAYDPAKARDLLAKAGFKDGFSTTIWTRPSGSLLNPNPSLGAQMLQADLAKIGVKAEIRVIEWGELIGRAKAGEHDLLFMGWSGDNGDPDNFLTPQFSCAAVKSGTNFARYCNPELDKLINDGKASSDQAKRSKLYHQAQALIQQQALWVPLAHPSATVLTRTDVKGYSPSPFGRQDFTKVTVSP, from the coding sequence ATGCGTCTTGCGCTGCTGCCACTGCTGTTTGCTTCGCTGTGCGCCCCCGTTCTGGCCCAGGCCGCGCCGTTGAGCGTGTGTACCGAGGCCAGCCCCGAGGGCTTCGACGTCGTCCAGTATAACTCGCTGACCACCACCAATGCTTCTGCCGATGTGCTGATGAACAGCCTGGTGGGCTACGACGCGACAGCCGGCAAGGTGATCCCCAGCCTGGCGGGTAGCTGGCAGGTGTCCGCCGACGGCCTGACCTACACCTTCAAGCTGCACCCTGGAGTCAAATTTCACACCACCGCCTGGTTCAAGCCCAGCCGTGCGCTCAGCGCCGAGGACGTGCTGTTCAGCTTCCAGCGCATGCTCGACCCCGCCAATCCGTGGCACAAGGTCAACAAGAGCGGCTTCCCGCATGCGCAATCCATGCAGCTGCCGAGCCTGATCAAGCAGATCGACGCGCCGGATCCGCTGACCGTGCGCTTCACCCTCAACCATCCGGACTCGACCTTCCTTGCCACCCTGACCATGGGCTTCGCGTCGATCTACTCGGCCGAGTATGCCGACCAGCTGCTCAAGGCCGGCAAGACCGACCAGCTCAACAGCCAACCCATCGGCACCGGGCCGTTCGAGTTCGTGCGATTCCAGAAGGACGCCGTGGTGCGCTACAAGGCCAACCCGGATTATTTCCAGGGCAAGCCCAGCGTCGATCCGTTGATTTTCGCCATTGTCCCGGACGCCAATGTGCGCTTGCAGAAACTCAAGGCCGGCGAATGCCAGATCGCCTTGTCGCCCAAGCCGATGGACGTCGTCGCGGCGGCCGATGACAGCAAGCTCAAGGCGATCAAGACCGACGCTTTCATGACCGCTTTCGTCGCCATCAACAGCCAGCACCCACCGCTGGACAAGCCCGAAGTGCGCCAGGCCATCAACCTCGCCTTCGACAAGGCCAGCTACCTCAAGGCCGTGTTCGAAGGCAGTGCGCAGCCGGCCAATGGCCCGTATCCGCCTAACACCTGGAGTTACGCCAAGGACCTGCCGGGCTACGCCTACGATCCTGCCAAGGCCCGCGACCTGCTGGCCAAGGCCGGGTTCAAGGATGGCTTCAGCACCACCATCTGGACGCGTCCGTCCGGCAGCCTGCTCAACCCCAACCCGAGCCTGGGCGCGCAGATGCTTCAGGCCGACCTGGCCAAGATCGGCGTCAAGGCCGAGATACGCGTGATCGAATGGGGTGAACTGATCGGCCGCGCCAAGGCCGGCGAGCACGACCTGCTGTTCATGGGCTGGTCAGGCGACAATGGCGATCCGGACAACTTCCTGACCCCGCAGTTTTCCTGCGCGGCGGTGAAATCCGGGACCAACTTTGCGCGCTATTGCAACCCGGAACTGGACAAACTGATCAACGATGGCAAGGCCAGCAGCGATCAGGCCAAGCGCAGCAAGCTGTATCACCAGGCACAGGCGCTGATCCAGCAGCAGGCCTTGTGGGTGCCACTGGCGCACCCGAGCGCGACCGTACTGACGCGTACCGACGTCAAGGGCTACAGCCCGAGCCCGTTCGGGCGTCAGGACTTCACCAAGGTGACCGTCAGCCCCTGA
- the rpmB gene encoding 50S ribosomal protein L28: MSRVCQVTGKGPVTGNNISHANNKTRRRFLPNLQHHRFWVESEKRFVRLRVSAKGMRIIDKRGIDVVLVEIRAAGAKV; encoded by the coding sequence ATGTCGAGAGTCTGTCAAGTTACCGGTAAGGGTCCGGTAACTGGGAATAACATTTCCCACGCAAACAACAAAACCCGTCGTCGTTTCCTGCCGAACCTGCAGCATCATCGCTTCTGGGTCGAGTCCGAGAAGCGTTTCGTGCGTCTGCGCGTATCCGCCAAAGGCATGCGTATCATCGACAAGCGCGGCATTGATGTCGTTCTGGTCGAAATCCGCGCTGCTGGCGCCAAGGTCTAA